From Anaerolineales bacterium, a single genomic window includes:
- a CDS encoding metal ABC transporter permease produces the protein MDFFITPFTSNSFLLNALVAGVLVSIACGVIGTFVVLRGLAFIGDALAHGVLPGIALALLLGFPGLLGAVVGAVVMIGGISMITRRTRLSSDTAIGLLFVGMLALGVVIVSRSSSFSGDLVRVLFGEILGIDPSALLVQLGATIIVLITVIICARPFLMLCFSSEQAQVAGFSASLYHNIMLALIALTVITSFQTVGTLLVFGMLLAPAGAGALIARRVTSMMVWACVFGTLSVYLGLLASYHLNLAAGASIVLVATAIFFIVFFLRNRPISAFGSQHQG, from the coding sequence ATGGATTTTTTCATTACACCTTTCACCTCCAACTCCTTCTTGCTCAATGCCCTGGTGGCAGGTGTATTGGTGTCTATCGCCTGCGGGGTCATCGGCACCTTTGTTGTGCTGCGCGGCCTGGCATTCATCGGTGATGCCCTTGCACATGGTGTTCTTCCCGGCATCGCTCTGGCATTGTTGTTGGGTTTCCCGGGTCTTTTAGGCGCGGTCGTTGGGGCTGTGGTGATGATTGGCGGAATCAGCATGATCACCCGCCGGACGCGCCTGAGCTCGGATACGGCCATCGGCTTGCTTTTTGTGGGAATGTTGGCCCTGGGTGTGGTGATTGTCTCGCGTTCCAGCTCGTTTAGCGGTGACCTGGTACGTGTGCTGTTTGGCGAGATCCTCGGCATCGACCCGAGCGCATTGCTGGTACAGTTGGGTGCCACTATCATTGTTTTGATCACCGTGATCATCTGTGCCCGGCCTTTCCTAATGCTTTGCTTCAGCTCTGAGCAAGCTCAGGTGGCTGGGTTTTCTGCCAGCCTGTATCACAATATCATGCTAGCCCTTATCGCTCTGACAGTGATCACCTCATTTCAAACAGTGGGGACCTTGCTGGTTTTTGGCATGCTGCTGGCACCTGCTGGTGCAGGCGCCTTGATTGCCCGCAGGGTGACCAGTATGATGGTGTGGGCTTGCGTATTCGGCACTCTCTCCGTTTACCTGGGATTGCTGGCCAGCTACCATTTAAACCTGGCTGCCGGGGCTTCCATCGTCCTGGTAGCCACGGCTATCTTTTTCATTGTCTTCTTCCTGCGTAACCGTCCAATTTCAGCTTTCGGTTCACAGCATCAAGGCTAA
- a CDS encoding metal ABC transporter ATP-binding protein, which produces MQTAVPTSVDYSSSCVIAHGMDIGYQGEVVVPDVNFELTCGQSLALVGINGSGKSTLLKTIVGLLPPIKGEITVLGNPPGKNPHQLAYLSQFHDSSFILPLRVKDVVEMGRYTERGLFGRMTPEDRTIITKSIERMGILDLQDAPLRLLSGGQQQRAYMAQVLARQADLIVLDEPTSSLDASGRELFSRILDEERDRGAMIVVATHDIQLASECNQAMLLAHEVVAVGPGTEILTPEALLKTFGIVLLYQGEDKGVGIVEREHGHN; this is translated from the coding sequence ATGCAGACTGCCGTTCCAACCTCCGTTGATTATTCCTCTTCCTGCGTCATTGCTCATGGCATGGATATTGGTTATCAGGGAGAGGTGGTTGTCCCGGACGTTAATTTCGAGCTGACCTGTGGCCAATCGCTTGCATTGGTGGGGATCAACGGCTCAGGGAAAAGCACCCTGCTTAAGACGATCGTAGGGCTCCTTCCGCCCATCAAGGGCGAGATCACGGTTCTGGGAAACCCGCCCGGGAAAAACCCTCACCAGCTGGCCTATCTGAGCCAGTTTCACGATTCAAGCTTTATCCTTCCCCTGCGTGTTAAGGATGTGGTGGAGATGGGCCGTTATACCGAGCGAGGCTTGTTCGGCCGCATGACCCCCGAAGACCGCACCATTATCACAAAATCAATAGAACGTATGGGCATCCTTGATTTGCAAGATGCGCCTCTGCGTTTGCTTTCGGGAGGGCAACAGCAGCGCGCCTACATGGCTCAGGTGCTTGCTCGCCAGGCAGACTTGATCGTGCTGGATGAGCCTACCTCGAGCCTGGACGCCTCCGGACGTGAGCTGTTCTCACGCATCCTAGACGAGGAGCGCGACCGAGGCGCCATGATTGTTGTGGCAACCCATGACATCCAGCTGGCTTCCGAATGTAACCAGGCCATGCTGCTAGCCCACGAGGTCGTAGCTGTCGGCCCGGGCACCGAGATCCTGACACCCGAAGCCTTACTAAAAACGTTCGGCATCGTCCTGCTATACCAGGGTGAAGACAAGGGCGTGGGTATCGTCGAACGCGAACACGGGCACAATTAG
- a CDS encoding cyclase translates to MCYLVVRHTVADYEKWRPFYDEDDARRRSFGATGVSQVYRDVNDPNTTIAIMEWDKPENALKFANDPGLGEVMMKAGVIGQPALVSIVSRS, encoded by the coding sequence ATGTGCTACCTCGTTGTTCGTCACACAGTTGCTGATTATGAAAAATGGCGCCCATTTTATGATGAAGACGATGCCAGGCGTCGATCTTTTGGTGCAACAGGCGTAAGCCAGGTTTATCGAGATGTGAATGACCCTAACACTACCATAGCGATTATGGAGTGGGATAAACCGGAAAATGCTCTAAAGTTCGCCAACGATCCGGGACTTGGGGAAGTGATGATGAAGGCAGGCGTGATAGGGCAGCCCGCCTTGGTCTCTATCGTGTCGCGAAGTTAG
- a CDS encoding 30S ribosomal protein S20: MANTKSAIKRIKQNHKRRLRNRLFTGGARTYVKHARTAIEGGTPEDARTATMAAISALDKAAEKGVIHKNNAARRKSRLMRRLAQMDKPVA, translated from the coding sequence TTGGCTAATACCAAATCTGCAATCAAGCGCATAAAACAAAACCACAAGCGACGGCTACGCAACCGCTTGTTCACCGGTGGTGCTCGCACGTATGTCAAGCATGCCCGCACAGCCATCGAAGGTGGCACACCTGAAGATGCCCGCACCGCCACTATGGCAGCCATCAGCGCCTTGGATAAGGCCGCTGAAAAAGGCGTCATTCACAAAAACAATGCTGCCCGGCGCAAAAGCCGCCTGATGCGTCGCCTCGCACAGATGGACAAACCCGTCGCCTAA
- the argS gene encoding arginine--tRNA ligase yields MFESQQQAATQKIRSYITEHHLPLPGDIAWSPIPFSGEWGITTSFFQLAALEARTIKEATGQSFNVAARAQELAAKIALYLGDLPGFTRKEAVRGYLNLYYSPAEFSKQVVDAIIEQGVDFGRGQPKGERVMIEYAQPNMLHSFHIGHFRNAVLGEALARLVEFAGFDTIRATYPGDIGLGVITVVWIYQKFYKGMEPSGIHERGQWLLKIYVEAIAMLEAKEDETSEQVAQREAYDAERRELYLRWDAKDPEVRSLWLKLRQWSLDELNDIFRILAIKMDVWFYESEVDDPAKEIVDELVARGIADDERPQGGPVIVHIDEKLGLKKEKYRSNIILRSDGTTLYLTKDLALAKIKFETYHVDRSVYVVDVRQGMHLQQAFKILELWGFHQAAKCYHLGYGFVSLPEGAMSARKGRLVLFKDVADEAIRRVLVEIEQKNPDLAPEERQPVAEQVGLGAMTYAMLAIDNNRDMVYDMDTALNFDGHTGPYIQYTHVRANGILKKGGGIPQAADFDYPLANHEVQLIDLMSRFPSTVQQAAEEYRLLVIANYAYELASTFHSFYHVVPVIQTDDPVIRAARLRLVAAARQTLANALQILDIEAPQVM; encoded by the coding sequence ATGTTCGAATCGCAGCAGCAGGCCGCCACACAAAAAATCCGCTCCTACATCACCGAGCATCACCTTCCTTTACCCGGTGATATCGCCTGGAGCCCCATCCCGTTTTCAGGCGAATGGGGCATCACCACCTCATTCTTCCAGCTGGCTGCCCTCGAGGCCCGCACGATCAAGGAAGCTACCGGCCAATCCTTCAATGTTGCAGCTCGTGCCCAGGAGTTGGCTGCCAAGATCGCACTTTACCTGGGCGACCTGCCGGGTTTCACCCGTAAGGAAGCTGTCAGAGGTTACCTGAACTTATATTATTCTCCCGCTGAATTCTCAAAGCAGGTGGTAGATGCCATCATCGAACAGGGGGTTGATTTCGGGCGCGGTCAACCCAAAGGCGAGCGGGTGATGATCGAGTATGCCCAGCCCAACATGCTGCACTCCTTTCACATTGGCCATTTCCGTAATGCAGTCCTCGGTGAAGCCCTGGCCCGCCTGGTGGAGTTTGCGGGGTTTGATACCATTCGTGCCACCTACCCGGGTGACATCGGCCTGGGTGTCATCACTGTGGTGTGGATCTACCAGAAGTTCTACAAGGGTATGGAACCATCAGGCATCCATGAACGCGGCCAGTGGTTGCTGAAGATCTATGTCGAAGCTATCGCCATGCTCGAGGCTAAGGAAGATGAAACATCCGAGCAGGTAGCCCAACGTGAAGCCTACGACGCAGAACGGCGGGAACTTTACCTCCGCTGGGATGCCAAGGACCCTGAGGTACGCTCTTTGTGGCTGAAGCTCCGCCAATGGAGCCTGGATGAGCTGAACGACATCTTCCGCATACTCGCCATCAAGATGGACGTGTGGTTCTATGAAAGTGAAGTAGACGATCCGGCTAAGGAAATTGTTGATGAGCTGGTCGCCAGAGGTATCGCTGATGATGAACGCCCCCAGGGTGGTCCGGTAATTGTGCACATCGACGAAAAGCTCGGTCTTAAAAAAGAGAAGTACCGCAGCAACATCATCCTGCGCAGTGACGGCACCACGCTTTACCTCACCAAAGACCTGGCGCTGGCCAAGATAAAGTTTGAGACTTATCATGTAGACCGCTCAGTCTACGTGGTGGATGTTCGCCAGGGGATGCACCTCCAGCAAGCCTTCAAGATCCTCGAGCTGTGGGGCTTCCACCAGGCAGCCAAATGCTATCACCTGGGATATGGATTTGTTAGCCTGCCTGAGGGTGCCATGTCTGCCCGCAAAGGCAGGTTGGTCCTGTTCAAGGATGTGGCTGACGAAGCCATTCGCAGAGTGTTGGTTGAGATCGAGCAGAAGAATCCCGATTTAGCCCCGGAGGAACGCCAGCCTGTCGCTGAGCAGGTGGGCTTAGGGGCGATGACTTATGCCATGTTAGCCATCGACAACAACAGGGATATGGTCTATGATATGGATACTGCCTTGAATTTTGACGGGCATACGGGTCCATACATCCAATACACCCATGTACGCGCCAATGGTATCCTCAAGAAAGGTGGCGGCATTCCACAGGCAGCTGATTTCGATTACCCGCTCGCCAATCATGAAGTGCAATTGATCGACCTGATGTCACGCTTCCCGTCCACGGTTCAACAAGCCGCTGAAGAATACCGGCTGCTGGTCATCGCTAATTATGCTTATGAGCTTGCCAGCACTTTCCATAGTTTTTATCATGTTGTTCCGGTGATCCAAACCGATGATCCCGTTATTCGTGCGGCCCGTTTACGCCTGGTGGCTGCTGCCCGCCAGACCCTTGCCAATGCCTTGCAGATCCTGGATATTGAGGCTCCACAGGTGATGTAA
- a CDS encoding GTPase has protein sequence MTAIRTLIMGAAGRDFHNFNVFFRDNPDYEVVAFTATQIPDIEGRTYPAALAGKLYPHGIPIHAESDLLKLVKELKVDQVIFAYSDVPHEVVMHKASAVLAAGADFRLMGTRTTQLKSSKPVVSVCAVRTGSGKSQTTRRVSLILRSMGYKVAAIRHPMPYGDLVKQAVQRYADYSDLDRYECTIEEREEYEPHLDNGVIVYAGVDYEKILRQAEQEVDIILWDGGNNDFSFYIPDLQIVVADPHRPGHELRYYPGETNANSADVFVINKVDTADPENVIKVRENLRKINPDAVVIEAASPLFVDDPAAIRGKRVLVIEDGPTLTHGEMAYGAGYVAARRFGAAEIVDPRPFAVKSIKATFEKYPKTGPILPAMGYGEAQTRDLETTINNSDVDMVIIGTPIDLNRVIKINKPAQRVRYELQEIGQPTLEDILKAKFGK, from the coding sequence ATGACAGCCATCCGAACCCTCATCATGGGCGCCGCCGGGCGCGACTTTCATAATTTCAATGTTTTCTTCCGCGATAACCCCGATTACGAAGTGGTTGCCTTCACAGCCACCCAGATTCCCGACATTGAGGGCCGCACCTATCCAGCCGCCCTGGCCGGGAAGCTCTACCCTCATGGAATCCCCATCCACGCTGAATCTGACCTGCTAAAGCTGGTTAAAGAATTGAAGGTAGACCAGGTCATATTCGCTTACAGTGACGTCCCACACGAAGTGGTCATGCACAAAGCATCGGCGGTGTTGGCAGCCGGCGCAGATTTTCGCCTGATGGGCACCCGCACCACCCAGCTCAAATCGAGCAAGCCTGTCGTCTCGGTCTGTGCTGTGCGTACTGGCTCAGGCAAGAGCCAGACCACCCGTCGTGTTTCCCTGATCCTACGCAGCATGGGGTATAAAGTGGCTGCGATACGCCACCCCATGCCCTATGGAGATCTTGTCAAGCAGGCTGTCCAGCGCTACGCTGACTATTCGGATCTGGATCGGTACGAGTGCACCATCGAGGAACGCGAGGAATACGAACCCCACCTGGATAATGGCGTGATTGTTTATGCGGGTGTGGATTACGAGAAGATCCTGCGCCAGGCTGAGCAGGAAGTAGACATCATCTTGTGGGATGGCGGCAACAATGATTTCTCATTTTACATCCCAGACCTGCAGATTGTTGTGGCAGACCCGCATCGGCCCGGTCACGAGCTCCGCTATTATCCCGGCGAAACCAATGCTAACTCTGCGGACGTGTTTGTCATCAACAAGGTTGATACCGCCGATCCGGAGAACGTCATCAAAGTCCGCGAAAACCTGCGCAAGATTAATCCTGACGCCGTGGTGATCGAAGCCGCTTCTCCCCTGTTCGTTGATGACCCGGCTGCCATCCGCGGAAAACGCGTGCTGGTGATTGAAGACGGACCCACCCTCACCCACGGCGAGATGGCCTATGGGGCAGGTTATGTTGCTGCCCGTCGTTTCGGTGCAGCTGAGATCGTCGACCCGCGCCCCTTCGCAGTAAAATCCATCAAAGCCACCTTTGAAAAATACCCTAAGACTGGCCCCATTCTGCCCGCCATGGGCTATGGTGAGGCTCAAACCAGGGACCTGGAAACCACCATTAACAATTCTGATGTGGACATGGTGATCATTGGCACACCGATTGATTTGAATCGAGTGATAAAGATCAACAAGCCTGCCCAACGCGTGCGTTATGAGCTACAGGAGATCGGCCAGCCAACCCTTGAGGACATTTTAAAAGCGAAATTCGGTAAGTGA
- the dnaB gene encoding replicative DNA helicase produces MSDFISFEEAPAPTPQVVPHSREAEEAVLGAVLINPEAYYEVSQFLRPEDFYIQRHRWLWESFIRLQERRAPIDFLTVVEELDQLGQLNEVGGAVYITMLINNVPSSLHAEAYGRIIEQTAIRRRMLEAANQIAKLAYQEENRLEAVMDEAEKAIFGVSERRMTRDLQSIKTVLSDYYSRIDQLSKRDEETFGVPTGFIDLDRLLGGLQPSDFLIIAGRPGTGKTSFMLSVAKNAALIHKKHIAIFSMEMSNDQLAQRLIAQETGIDAHHLRTGKLSDDEWSLFAQAIEVLNDTMIFLDDTPGLTPIQLRTKCRRLHMEYNLDLILVDYLQLMSGGIRSENRVQEVSYISRNMKILARELNVPVLAAAQLSRAIEQRTDKEPQLSDLRESGSLEQDSDVVMFIHRPELYEKDTLKRHLVQIKIAKHRNGPVGNIELVFRENLTKFENAATQIIDLRKV; encoded by the coding sequence ATGAGCGATTTCATTTCTTTTGAGGAAGCTCCTGCACCTACCCCGCAAGTAGTGCCTCACAGCCGTGAAGCCGAAGAAGCTGTATTGGGGGCAGTGTTAATTAATCCGGAGGCGTATTACGAAGTCTCGCAATTCCTACGCCCCGAGGATTTTTATATCCAGCGTCACCGCTGGCTGTGGGAATCCTTCATCCGCCTGCAGGAACGCCGTGCACCCATTGATTTTCTCACCGTTGTAGAGGAGCTGGATCAGCTTGGCCAGCTTAATGAGGTTGGTGGGGCGGTTTATATCACCATGCTGATTAATAACGTCCCCTCCTCCTTGCATGCCGAGGCGTACGGCCGCATCATCGAACAGACTGCTATTCGCCGCAGGATGCTTGAAGCCGCCAATCAGATCGCCAAGCTCGCCTATCAGGAAGAAAACCGCCTGGAAGCGGTGATGGATGAGGCGGAGAAGGCCATCTTCGGTGTCAGTGAGCGGCGCATGACCCGCGACCTGCAATCCATCAAGACGGTGCTTAGTGATTATTACAGCCGTATCGACCAGCTTTCCAAGCGTGACGAGGAAACTTTCGGTGTCCCCACCGGTTTCATCGACCTTGACCGCTTATTAGGTGGCCTGCAGCCATCCGACTTCCTGATCATCGCTGGCCGTCCTGGAACTGGAAAGACTTCCTTCATGCTCTCTGTCGCCAAGAATGCTGCCCTGATCCATAAAAAGCATATCGCCATTTTTTCCATGGAAATGTCCAATGACCAGCTGGCCCAGCGTTTGATCGCTCAGGAAACCGGCATCGACGCCCACCACCTGCGCACTGGCAAACTCTCTGATGATGAATGGTCTCTCTTTGCTCAGGCAATCGAAGTCCTCAACGACACAATGATCTTCCTGGATGATACCCCCGGTCTGACGCCGATCCAGCTGCGCACAAAATGCCGCCGCCTGCACATGGAATATAATCTGGACCTGATTCTGGTGGATTACCTTCAGCTGATGAGTGGTGGGATACGCTCAGAAAACCGTGTCCAGGAAGTGTCTTACATTTCACGCAACATGAAAATCCTCGCCCGTGAGCTGAATGTCCCCGTCCTGGCGGCTGCTCAGCTCTCACGCGCCATTGAGCAGCGTACAGACAAGGAGCCACAGCTTTCCGACTTGCGTGAATCAGGTAGCCTGGAGCAGGATTCTGACGTGGTCATGTTCATCCACCGTCCTGAGCTCTACGAGAAAGACACCCTCAAGCGCCATCTGGTCCAGATCAAGATTGCCAAACACCGCAATGGCCCGGTTGGGAATATTGAGCTGGTGTTCCGTGAAAACCTGACTAAATTTGAAAACGCCGCCACCCAGATAATTGACCTGCGGAAGGTCTAG
- a CDS encoding DNA replication protein DnaC, with protein MTEKISKLDETLRKLSENTETGRDEIAEEMDDLNYLSSSDLAGDVNCPYCHGLGYLRRDLPLGHPDFGRLQICSCRQGQVSQQIHQRLFSISNLENLQHLTFENFQPRGRIGLGPWQADSLERAYNQAQQFSQKADGWLLLQGGYGCGKTHLAAAIANFTVSLSVPTLFITVPDLLDALRFTYSSEESTFEQRFDEIRQASLLIMDDFGTQNATAWAQEKLFQILNYRYINKRPLVVTTNLLLEQIEGRIRSRLEDPELVTRVFIQAPDYRRPTDDTTHSDLSSLAMHSEQTFSNWDDRQSENLSAEFCESLANALKAATSYSREPRGWLVFTGPYACGKTHLAAAIANSRADLGQPPLFISVSDLLDHLRATFSTNSPVSLDRRFEEMRSAPLLILDALGEQSPTAWANEKLFQLIDYRHINKLPTVITTAKYLNEIDERILSRILDARLCTVYAIKAPGYRGGVSVKVTRHRKRSK; from the coding sequence ATGACCGAAAAGATCAGCAAGCTCGACGAGACACTGAGGAAGCTATCCGAAAATACGGAGACTGGGAGAGATGAGATAGCCGAAGAAATGGATGATTTGAATTACCTCTCATCAAGCGACCTGGCTGGTGATGTAAACTGCCCGTATTGTCACGGTTTAGGCTACCTGCGTCGCGACCTTCCCCTTGGTCACCCTGATTTTGGTCGTTTGCAGATTTGCTCCTGTCGGCAGGGCCAGGTGTCTCAGCAGATCCACCAGCGCTTGTTCAGCATTAGCAATCTGGAAAATCTCCAGCACCTCACCTTCGAGAACTTCCAGCCTCGCGGCCGGATTGGTTTGGGACCATGGCAGGCAGATTCTCTTGAGCGAGCCTATAACCAGGCGCAGCAATTCAGCCAAAAAGCGGATGGCTGGCTGCTGCTTCAGGGAGGTTACGGTTGCGGAAAAACCCACCTAGCTGCCGCGATTGCTAACTTCACCGTTAGCCTGAGCGTCCCTACCTTATTTATTACGGTTCCCGATTTATTGGATGCTCTCCGCTTCACTTATTCGAGTGAGGAAAGTACTTTTGAGCAACGTTTTGATGAGATTCGCCAGGCGTCCTTGCTCATCATGGACGATTTCGGCACGCAAAATGCCACCGCATGGGCACAGGAGAAATTGTTCCAAATATTAAATTACCGCTATATCAACAAGCGACCCTTGGTGGTGACTACCAACCTGCTGCTCGAGCAAATCGAAGGTCGCATCCGCTCGCGACTTGAGGACCCTGAGCTGGTGACACGTGTCTTTATCCAGGCACCCGATTATCGCCGGCCAACCGATGACACCACGCATTCAGACCTGTCTTCCCTGGCCATGCACAGTGAACAGACATTCAGCAACTGGGATGACCGTCAATCAGAGAATCTTTCTGCTGAATTTTGCGAAAGTTTGGCAAATGCATTAAAAGCTGCCACATCCTATTCCCGCGAACCGCGTGGCTGGTTGGTATTCACCGGCCCATACGCCTGCGGCAAGACCCACCTGGCTGCTGCCATCGCTAATTCTCGCGCCGATTTGGGCCAGCCGCCCTTGTTCATCAGCGTATCTGACCTTCTGGATCATCTGCGGGCAACCTTTAGCACAAACAGCCCGGTCAGCCTCGACCGCCGCTTCGAGGAGATGCGCAGTGCCCCGCTGCTCATTCTGGATGCCTTGGGTGAGCAGTCGCCCACAGCCTGGGCCAATGAGAAGCTGTTCCAGCTGATCGATTACCGCCATATTAACAAGTTACCCACGGTGATCACCACCGCAAAATACCTGAATGAAATCGATGAGCGTATCTTAAGCCGCATCCTGGATGCCCGCTTGTGCACGGTTTACGCCATAAAAGCACCCGGTTATCGGGGAGGCGTAAGCGTGAAGGTCACGCGTCATCGCAAGCGCTCAAAATAA
- a CDS encoding iron permease: MIASLVLSLREGLEAALIIGIVLGALRRTGHAHLNRYVWAGVAGAGGVSLLTAFLLRLVDQELEGTREQIFEGVTLLLAAAVLTWMIFWMGKQASSMRSNLDTKVSQAANLGGRGALFFLAFFAVLREGIELALYLTASAFTSTGLQTLLGTSIGLFVAAILGYLLYTTTLRLNLKRFFQITAFILIFFAGGLIAHSVAEFNEAGVIPAIISPIWNLNPLLNDHSSIGMIFSTLFGYHGSPSLTEVIGYSIYVLAALLILFKPRLLRFNKLTPPV; encoded by the coding sequence ATGATCGCCAGCCTGGTACTCTCATTGCGTGAAGGGCTTGAAGCTGCTCTGATTATCGGTATTGTCCTGGGCGCTCTCCGCCGCACGGGCCATGCCCATCTCAACCGTTACGTCTGGGCTGGAGTGGCAGGTGCTGGCGGGGTCAGTTTACTCACTGCCTTCCTCCTGCGCCTGGTGGACCAAGAGCTAGAAGGTACCCGAGAGCAAATCTTCGAAGGGGTCACTCTGCTTCTAGCAGCTGCTGTACTCACCTGGATGATCTTCTGGATGGGTAAACAAGCCAGCAGTATGAGATCTAATCTCGATACCAAAGTCAGCCAGGCAGCCAATCTGGGTGGCCGGGGTGCTTTATTCTTCCTGGCCTTTTTCGCCGTCTTGAGGGAAGGCATTGAGCTGGCCTTATACCTGACGGCTTCGGCATTCACCTCCACTGGCCTCCAGACGTTGCTGGGCACATCGATTGGGTTGTTCGTTGCCGCTATACTCGGCTATCTGCTATATACCACCACCCTTCGCCTCAACTTGAAACGCTTCTTTCAGATTACTGCCTTCATTCTAATCTTTTTCGCTGGTGGTCTTATTGCTCATAGCGTGGCTGAATTCAACGAAGCGGGGGTCATCCCAGCCATCATCAGCCCCATCTGGAACCTCAACCCCCTTCTTAATGATCATTCCTCAATCGGAATGATCTTCAGCACCCTCTTTGGTTACCATGGCAGCCCATCACTGACTGAAGTGATCGGCTACAGCATATATGTCCTGGCTGCCTTGCTGATTCTTTTCAAGCCGAGACTTTTACGCTTCAACAAACTCACTCCTCCCGTGTGA
- a CDS encoding TIGR00730 family Rossman fold protein: protein MQSVCVYCGSSDKMGEAYLRSAREMGIAIAKRAMTLVYGAGSTGMMGAVADGALGAGGEVIGVIPGMFATPTLMHNGLSRLEIVDNMHVRKQRMADISDGFIALPGGYGTFEELFEILTWAQIGLHRKPIGMLNTQNYFEPLLETIKHASVEGFLYVEHSSLFVVADQPEALLDLMCQYRYPQGMEKWVTREE from the coding sequence ATGCAATCGGTATGTGTTTATTGCGGTTCTTCGGATAAGATGGGGGAAGCTTACCTGCGATCTGCACGCGAGATGGGCATTGCCATCGCGAAACGTGCAATGACCCTGGTCTATGGGGCAGGCTCCACCGGGATGATGGGAGCCGTAGCGGATGGTGCCCTGGGAGCAGGCGGGGAGGTGATCGGGGTGATCCCAGGCATGTTTGCCACGCCTACATTGATGCACAATGGACTGTCACGCCTGGAAATCGTGGATAACATGCACGTACGCAAACAGCGTATGGCAGATATTTCCGATGGATTCATAGCCCTACCAGGAGGTTATGGGACATTTGAAGAGCTATTTGAGATCCTCACCTGGGCTCAAATCGGCCTACATCGGAAGCCAATTGGCATGCTCAATACCCAAAATTATTTTGAGCCATTACTGGAGACGATCAAGCACGCCAGCGTTGAAGGCTTTTTGTATGTCGAGCATTCTTCTTTGTTTGTGGTGGCAGACCAGCCGGAAGCTTTGCTTGACCTAATGTGCCAGTATCGCTATCCGCAAGGGATGGAAAAGTGGGTCACACGGGAGGAGTGA
- a CDS encoding sodium ABC transporter, producing the protein MPAVELSHISKSFGTLKAVDDVSFDVEKGEIFGLLGPNGAGKTTAIRVLLDIFKPDSGEVSILGGPMTESKKDHIGYMPEERGLYQDIPLDRCLVYLGTLKGLSPIEAQNRISSYLVRFDLESSHRKKVKELSKGMQQKAQLISTLIHQPELLIIDEPFSGLDPINTQMVKDLLREQRDKGVTILMSTHQMHQVEELCDRIVLIDHGRTVLYGRLDDIRNQFAGHAVIVSTPNELPKLDGVIKKEEHNSSAFRLTLAPTVSAQQILHQLVESGIEVNQFEIAAPTLDEIFIRVVQQNDPEKSYE; encoded by the coding sequence ATGCCTGCTGTCGAACTATCCCATATCAGTAAGTCCTTTGGAACGCTGAAAGCCGTGGACGATGTCTCTTTCGATGTGGAAAAGGGAGAGATCTTTGGTCTGCTTGGCCCCAATGGTGCCGGGAAAACAACTGCCATCCGGGTGCTGTTGGATATATTCAAGCCCGATTCTGGCGAAGTCTCTATCCTGGGCGGACCGATGACAGAATCCAAAAAAGACCACATCGGTTACATGCCAGAGGAACGTGGTCTATACCAGGATATTCCCCTTGACCGCTGCCTGGTTTATTTGGGCACTTTGAAGGGCCTATCTCCCATCGAAGCACAAAATCGAATTTCCAGTTATTTGGTTCGATTCGACCTCGAATCCTCTCACCGCAAGAAAGTCAAAGAGCTCAGCAAGGGTATGCAGCAAAAGGCTCAGCTCATTTCCACGCTGATCCACCAGCCAGAATTGCTCATCATCGATGAACCGTTCAGCGGCTTGGACCCCATCAATACCCAGATGGTGAAGGACCTTCTTCGTGAGCAGCGCGACAAAGGTGTGACCATCCTGATGTCGACCCACCAGATGCACCAGGTGGAGGAGTTATGTGATCGCATCGTGCTGATCGATCATGGCCGTACTGTTTTATATGGTCGTCTAGATGATATTCGCAACCAATTCGCTGGTCACGCGGTAATCGTTAGTACACCAAATGAGCTTCCAAAGTTGGATGGCGTAATTAAGAAAGAGGAGCACAACTCATCGGCATTTCGACTGACCCTTGCACCCACCGTGAGCGCTCAGCAAATCCTGCACCAGCTGGTCGAATCAGGTATCGAGGTCAACCAGTTTGAGATTGCTGCTCCAACTCTGGATGAGATATTCATCCGTGTTGTCCAGCAAAACGACCCGGAGAAAAGTTATGAGTAA